The following are from one region of the Erinaceus europaeus chromosome 22, mEriEur2.1, whole genome shotgun sequence genome:
- the NOXRED1 gene encoding NADP-dependent oxidoreductase domain-containing protein 1 isoform X2, protein MCAFNQECYHLAPLLPFGNGDLAMDLLEGLRSFQFESETEDENYPWLYLKGRCRGLMIEGCAHAVFFCKLIQNLREQVREQESPKYTWAASSEEQPEDKDLKLGIIGGGHLGKQLALTLLQLVPVAAENLRISTRRPETLEAFQKLGIHCFYRNTALVQWADVIFLCCLPSQLPNICVEIQTLLAKECIVYSFVAAVPISRLKILLNHTNILRPQYRCTKEFEDLWGANEDIVTSLRNPGIIQATCPYNPAGGITLSSKWLEGIVYAVLNICTSRGMPTSHALLLVNKVFLTSHFADCGKDRQACPKLQLLYFVNKIYARNVSPRRPFPWFELTTIQHKENPFTQCLSGSTALQEHLTWRYCDLLGIPLTREHLPECSPGS, encoded by the exons atgtgtgcattcaaccaggaatgctaccacctggctcctcttctCCCATTCG GAAATGGTGACTTAGCGATGGACTTGCTCGAGGGCCTCAGGTCCTTTCAGTTTGAGTCTGAGACTGAAGATGAGAACTACCCGTGGCTCTACTTGAAAGGCCGCTGCCGCGGCCTGATGATCGAGGGCTGTGCCCATGCCGTCTTCTTCTGCAAGCTCATCCAGAACCTGAG AGAGCAGGTCAGGGAGCAAGAATCTCCCAAGTACACCTGGGCCGCGTCGAGTGAAGAACAGCCTGAAGACAAGGACTTGAAGCTGGGCATCATCGGAGGCGGGCACCTGGGGAAGCAGCTGGCCCTCACGCTGCTACAGCTCGTGCCCGTCGCCGCAGAGAACTTGCGCATATCCACCCGGAGGCCCGAGACCCTGG AGGCGTTTCAGAAGctgggaatccactgcttttACCGCAACACCGCCCTGGTGCAGTGGGCTGACGTGATCTTCCTCTGCTGCCTGCCCTCCCAGCTGCCGAACATCTGTGTGGAGATCCAGACCTTGCTGGCCAAGGAGTGCATCGTGTACAGCTTCGTGGCTGCCGTCCCCATCTCCAG GTTGAAGATCCTTCTGAACCACACCAACATCCTGCGGCCTCAGTACCGTTGCACCAAGGAATTCGAAGACTTGTGGGGGGCCAATGAGGACATCGTCACTTCTCTCCGCAACCCTGGCATCATCCAGGCCACCTGCCCCTACAACCCCGCTG gtgggataacCCTCAGCAGTAAGTGGCTGGAAGGCATCGTCTACGCAGTCCTGAACATCTGCACTAGCAGGGGCATGCCCACCTCCCACGCGCTGCTGCTTGTAAACAAAGTCTTCCTCACTTCGCACTTTGCAGACtgcgggaaagacagacaggcttgCCCGAAACTTCAGCTACTGTATTTTGTCAACAAGATCTATGCCAGGAACGTATCTCCACGAAG GCCTTTCCCCTGGTTCGAGCTGACCACCATTCAACACAAGGAAAATCCCTTCACGCAGTGTCTGTCCGGCAGCACTGCTCTCCAGGAACACCTGACCTGGAGATACTGTGACTTACTGGGCATCCCCCTGACCAGAGAGCATCTCCCAGAATGCTCCCCTGGCTCTTAG
- the NOXRED1 gene encoding NADP-dependent oxidoreductase domain-containing protein 1 isoform X1, with protein MQTLEDRGAEASITRPKTWTLPFLSAPSPSGVGGQADPPILAGNGDLAMDLLEGLRSFQFESETEDENYPWLYLKGRCRGLMIEGCAHAVFFCKLIQNLREQVREQESPKYTWAASSEEQPEDKDLKLGIIGGGHLGKQLALTLLQLVPVAAENLRISTRRPETLEAFQKLGIHCFYRNTALVQWADVIFLCCLPSQLPNICVEIQTLLAKECIVYSFVAAVPISRLKILLNHTNILRPQYRCTKEFEDLWGANEDIVTSLRNPGIIQATCPYNPAGGITLSSKWLEGIVYAVLNICTSRGMPTSHALLLVNKVFLTSHFADCGKDRQACPKLQLLYFVNKIYARNVSPRRPFPWFELTTIQHKENPFTQCLSGSTALQEHLTWRYCDLLGIPLTREHLPECSPGS; from the exons ATGCAGACCCTGGAGGACAGAGGAGCTGAGGCCTCCATCACGAGGCCCAAGACCTGGACCCTTCCCTTCCTGtcagctccctctccctctggggTAGGGGGCCAGGCTGACCCTCCCATCCTTGCAGGAAATGGTGACTTAGCGATGGACTTGCTCGAGGGCCTCAGGTCCTTTCAGTTTGAGTCTGAGACTGAAGATGAGAACTACCCGTGGCTCTACTTGAAAGGCCGCTGCCGCGGCCTGATGATCGAGGGCTGTGCCCATGCCGTCTTCTTCTGCAAGCTCATCCAGAACCTGAG AGAGCAGGTCAGGGAGCAAGAATCTCCCAAGTACACCTGGGCCGCGTCGAGTGAAGAACAGCCTGAAGACAAGGACTTGAAGCTGGGCATCATCGGAGGCGGGCACCTGGGGAAGCAGCTGGCCCTCACGCTGCTACAGCTCGTGCCCGTCGCCGCAGAGAACTTGCGCATATCCACCCGGAGGCCCGAGACCCTGG AGGCGTTTCAGAAGctgggaatccactgcttttACCGCAACACCGCCCTGGTGCAGTGGGCTGACGTGATCTTCCTCTGCTGCCTGCCCTCCCAGCTGCCGAACATCTGTGTGGAGATCCAGACCTTGCTGGCCAAGGAGTGCATCGTGTACAGCTTCGTGGCTGCCGTCCCCATCTCCAG GTTGAAGATCCTTCTGAACCACACCAACATCCTGCGGCCTCAGTACCGTTGCACCAAGGAATTCGAAGACTTGTGGGGGGCCAATGAGGACATCGTCACTTCTCTCCGCAACCCTGGCATCATCCAGGCCACCTGCCCCTACAACCCCGCTG gtgggataacCCTCAGCAGTAAGTGGCTGGAAGGCATCGTCTACGCAGTCCTGAACATCTGCACTAGCAGGGGCATGCCCACCTCCCACGCGCTGCTGCTTGTAAACAAAGTCTTCCTCACTTCGCACTTTGCAGACtgcgggaaagacagacaggcttgCCCGAAACTTCAGCTACTGTATTTTGTCAACAAGATCTATGCCAGGAACGTATCTCCACGAAG GCCTTTCCCCTGGTTCGAGCTGACCACCATTCAACACAAGGAAAATCCCTTCACGCAGTGTCTGTCCGGCAGCACTGCTCTCCAGGAACACCTGACCTGGAGATACTGTGACTTACTGGGCATCCCCCTGACCAGAGAGCATCTCCCAGAATGCTCCCCTGGCTCTTAG